A genomic segment from Gracilinanus agilis isolate LMUSP501 chromosome 1, AgileGrace, whole genome shotgun sequence encodes:
- the QRICH1 gene encoding transcriptional regulator QRICH1, which translates to PFVNYLSQAQTVQVAEVEPQTQPQPSPELLLPNSLKPEEGLEVWKSWAQTKNAELEKDAQNRLAPIGRRQLLRFQEDLISSAVAELNYGLCLMTREARNGEGEPYDPDVLYYIFLCIQKYLFENGRVDDIFSDLYYVRFTEWLHEVLKDVQPRVTSLGYVLPSRVTEEMLWECKQLGAHSPSTLLTTLMFFNTKYFLLKTVDQHMKLAFSKVLRQTKKNPSNPKDKSTSIRYLKALGIHQTGQKVTDDMYAEQTENPENPLRCPIKLYDFYLFKCPQSVKGRNDTFYLTPEPVVAPNSPIWYSVQPINREQMEQMLTRILVIREIQEAIAVANASNMH; encoded by the exons CCCTTTGTGAATTATCTGTCACAGGCTCAGACCGTCCAAGTTGCTGAAGTTGAGCCACAAACCCAGCCACAGCCTTCACCAGAGCTCCTACTCCCTAATTCTCTAAAGCCAGAAGAAGGTCTTGAGGTTTGGAAAAGCTGGGCCCAGACAAAGAATGCTGAACTTGAGAAGGATGCTCAGAACCGACTGGCACCCATTGGCC GTCGCCAGCTACTGAGGTTCCAGGAAGATCTCATCTCTTCAGCTGTGGCAGAGTTGAATTATGGTCTATGTTTAATGACACGGGAAGCTCGAAATGGAGAAGGTGAACCTTATGACCCAGATGTGCTGTACTATATCTTCCTGTGTATTCAGAAG TATCTTTTTGAAAATGGCCGCGTAGATGACATATTTTCAGATCTTTATTATGTTCGGTTCACGGAGTGGCTTCATGAAGTTCTGAAGGATGTTCAGCCTCGAGTCACATCTCTCG GTTATGTCCTGCCCAGCCGTGTGACAGAAGAGATGCTGTGGGAGTGTAAGCAGCTGGGGGCTCACTCCCCTTCTACACTTCTCACCACGCTGATGTTTTTTAACACAAA GTACTTTCTGTTGAAAACAGTAGATCAGCATATGAAACTGGCCTTTTCCAAAGTTTTACGACAGACAAAGAAGAACCCTTCAAATCCCAAGGATAAGAGCACAAGTATCCGGTATCTGAAGGCACTTGGCATACACCAGACTGgccagaaag TTACAGATGATATGTATGCTGAGCAGACTGAGAATCCAGAGAATCCACTGAGGTGCCCCATAAAACTCTATGATTTCTACCTCTTCAAATG tCCCCAGAGTGTGAAAGGCCGAAACGACACATTTTACCTGACGCCTGAGCCAGTGGTGGCACCCAACAGCCCAATCTGGTATTCAGTCCAACCGATCAACAGAGAGCAAATGGAGCAGATGCTTACCCGGATCCTGGTGATACGAGAAATTCAGGAAGCTATTGCTGTGGCAAATGCCAGTAACATGCACTGA